The segment GTGCCGGGCACGCCAGGACGTGGCGCGATGTTCGTCGAAAGCCGCAAGGGGCACCGGGTTCTGGTGATCAATGCGCAGGGGCGCGTGTTCATGCCGCCGATCGATGATCCGTTCCGCGCCGTGGAAGCGGCAGTGGCCGCGTGTCCGCTGGGCGAGCAGGCCGATGCGATCATTGTCGACTTCCACACCGAAGCGACATCGGAAATTCAGGCCATGGGCGTGTTCCTCGATGGCAAGGTGACGCTGGTGGTGGGTACGCATACCCATATCCCGACATCTGATCATCGCGTGTTGCGCGGTGGCACGGCGCTGATGGCGGATGCCGGCATGTGCGGCGACTTCGATTCCATCATCGGGACCGAAAGCGACGAGCCGCTCAATCGCTTCCTGACCGGCATTCCCAATGGGCGGTTCACGCCGGCCGAAGGCGAGGCGACGCTGTGCGGCGTTGCGGTGGAGACCGATCCGCGCACAGGACTGGCCGTCAAGGTCATGCCGCTGCGTCTGGGTGGGAGCCTGTCGCAGGCTGAGCCGATTTTCGACTAGGTCCCAAACAGGAGACGATAATGCGCCGCCTGCTCACGCTGATCCCGCTTTTGCTTTTGCCTGTCCTGCCCGTTGCCGCCCAGGAGAAGATACCGCTTTCGGTCGCCGCCGCGGAAGCGACGCGGGACCACATGGGCGTTCCGGTGGTCAATGTGACGCTGGACGAGGACAGCGGGCAGGTGCTTGCCGATTTCACCGCCGAGCATGTTGGCAAGGTCATCGAGATCCTGGTCAATGACAATGTCGTCGTTGCGCCGATGATCATGGAACCGATGCCGGGCAATGTATTCACGATCTCGGGCAGCTTCTCGGTTTCGGAGCTCGATGCCCTGGCCGAAGTGATCGGTACTGCAAGCGCGCCGCTCTTTGTGCGGGTGCAGACCGAGGGCAAGAGCAAGTAAGCCGCGACGGCGCGGCTTCACATTTTCGCGGCGCTTGCTATATAGCGCCACCAATTCCAGTATTCCGATATGAGGGGAGTGACCGATGGCCGGCCATTCACATGCCAAAAACATCATGCACCGCAAAGGCAAGTCCGATGCTGTGCGCTCCAAGATTTTCTCCAAGCTGGCGCGCGAAATCACTGTCGCTGCCAAGCTCGGCATGCCTGACCCGGCCTTCAACGCGCGCCTGCGCCTTGCCGTGGTCAATGCCCGCTCGCAGTCCATGCCCAAGGACAATATCGATCGTGCCATCAAGAAGGCGATCGGCTCGGACGGCGAGAACTATGATGAAATCCGCTACGAAGGCTATGGCCCCGGTGGCGTTGCCGTCATCGTCGAAACGCTGACCGACAACCGCAATCGCACAGCGTCCAACGTCCGCTCCTATTTCTCCAAGAGCGGCGGCGCGATGGGTGAAACCAATTCGGTCGGCTTCATGTTCGACAAGGTTGGCGAGATCACCTATCCGGTCAAGGCCGGCACCGAAGACAAGGTGATGGAAGCGGCAATCGAAGCCGGTGCCGACGACGTCGAGAGCGACGAGGAAGGCCACTACATCACCACCACTTTCGAGGCGATGGTGGAAGTTGCGGCGGCGCTCGAAAAGGTGCTGGGCGAAGCGGAGTCGGTCAAGGCCGTGTGGAAGCCGCAGACCAATACGCCGATCGATGCCGAAAAGGGCGCGTCGCTGATGAAGCTGATCGCGACGCTTGAAGAAGACGATGACGTACAGAACGTCTATTCGAACTTCGAGATGAGCGACGAAGACGCAGCCAAGCTCGAAGCCTAGGCTTTGGATGGCTGCAATTGATCAAGGCGGTGCCGCGGCACCGCCTTTTTTCATGCGCTGCGCTTGAGCGAGATGACGGGATGGTCGTCGAGATGGGCCATGGTCACCCGATTGCGACCGCTGCGCTTGGCGCCATAAAGGCGTTGGTCGGCAATGCGGAAAAGTTCGGAAAAGCTCGCGGCGCGATCAAAGACAACGGCGCCGATGCTGACTGACAGCGGACGGTGCTCGCCGCTTGGGGTGAAGTTGGCCTGGTTGACGGAGCGCCGGATGCGTTCAGCGATCAGTTCGGCAGAGCGCTGGTCGACCTCGGGCAGATAGACGCCAAATTCCTCGCCGCCCATGCGGCCCACCAGATCGCCGGCGCGCAACGTGGTGCGGATGGCGCGGGCGATGATCATCAGTGCATCGTCGCCGGCGTCGTGGCCATAGACATCGTTGATCGACTTGAAGTTGTCGGCGTCGATCATCAGCAGGGCCCCGCGCCTTCGGCGGGACAGCATGGTGCCCACCTTTGCCGTGAAGGCGCCGCGATTGAGACAGGCGGTGAGGCTGTCGGTGCGGGCAACGAGGCCGAGACGCAGATTGGTGCGTGTCAGGCCGCGCATGCGCATGCCGGTGTAGATGAAGAAGGGGATCGCCAGGATCAGCGGCAGAATGGTGGCGCTGACCATGGCCCGTTGCAATGCCTGCCCACCAAGATCGCCAAACATTGCCATGTTGAACGACAGACAGACCACTAGACATGTCACGGTGCCGAACAGCGTCCAGAGCGCAACGCTGGACCAGCTCTGTGGTGATGTCAGTGGCTTGGATGACGTCATGGGCTGGGGCCTTCAGCTTGGATGGGTCGAGCTTTCAACACGGGTGAAAGCGGTGATGAGTGGTGAGCGCGGACGGTCGGTTCGTGCGCCGGTCAGGCAGCTTGCATCATGGCCACGCGACCGCGACCGCCATTTTTGGCTTGGTAGAGATGGAGATCGGCGAGCCGGTAGAGATCGGTAAAGTCAGCCTGGCCGGCATAGGTTGCTCCACCTATGCTGACCGACAATGGGCATGGTTTATCGTTTGGCATGAATTGGATAGCGGACACTGCGCTACGAATATGCTGGGCCACTTTGTCGGCCTCTCTCTGATCTGCATTGCCCAGAAAGATGCCGAATTCCTCGCCACCCAGACGGCAGACGACATCGCGGGTTCGGACGGCGCCTCGGATGGCATCGGCAATCAGGCGGATGGCCAGGTCGCCATTATGGTGGCCGAAGCGATCGTTGACGCTCTTGAACTCATCGGCATCCACGATCAGCAACGCGCCGGTCGAGTTCTGTTCGGAGCCAGGTGTCAAAGCCCTGGTCACGGCATGGGTAAAGGCGTGCCGATTGAGACAGGCAGTGAGGTGATCGGTGGTCGCCATATGCAGCAGCAGATCATTGGCCTGGCCGAGTTGAGCCTGCTTGATCATGAAAGCCAGGATCATGGGACCGCCCAGAGCCATCGGCATGATAATGGCCGTGATCAGTCCGGGCACGTTGATGCCGGCGGAAAACACTTCCATGAAGAGATTGGTCAGGACGATCGACAGTATCACCGAGACCGCAACAAGTGCGCCGGTTATCCGATAGATGCGACGCCACGCTTGCCTGGGTAGCTCCCGGCCAAGTTCTTTCATTTCATACACCTGCATTCCCGGGGTCGAAGCTAGGGGCTGGCGACTAAAGAACATGTTGCCAGCACTCGGAAAATTTTACCGATCCCCGGTTATCCACCGGCGGTGTTTCGCCTTTGTTCACATAAAGCTTGGTAGCTTGCCTGCGCTTGAATAAGGATTGGCGCATGAATGCAGCAGTGCGAATCATCGGTATCGACCCGGGCCTGCGCCGTTGCGGCTGGGGCATTATCGAAAGCCAGGGCAACCGGCTGACCTATGTCGCCTGTGGCACCGTGACGCCGCCTGTCGATCTCTCTCTGGCCGAACGTCTATCAATCCTGTTCACAGCTCTTGGCGATGTGCTCGAGCGTTTTTCGCCGCACGAGGCAGCCGTGGAAGAGACTTTCGTCAATGCAGGGGCGCGCTCGGCGCTGATCCTGGGGCAGGCGCGCGGAGTGGCCTTGTTGTCGCCAGCGGCGCGGGGTCTGCCCGTCGCGGAATATGCTGCCAATCTGGTGAAGAAGTCGGTGGTGGGTACGGGACATGCGGAAAAGGGACAGGTGGCGCTGATGGTCAAGACCTTGATGCCGGCAGCTGACTTCAAGGGGCCAGATGCGGCGGACGCGCTCGCGATCGCGATTTGCCACGCGCATCACCGCGTTGCCAGTCAGCGCTTGAGGGCCCTGGCATGATCGGCAAGCTCAAGGGTCTGGTGGACAGTTTCGGCGACGATTTCGTGCTGATCGACTGCGGCGGCGTCTGTTACGAGGCCTTCTGCTCCAGCCGCACGTTGCAGACCCTTCCGCGCGTGGGGGAAGCCGCTGTGGTGTTCATCGAGACCATCGTGCGCGAGGACATGATCCGCCTCTATGGCTTCGCCAGCGAGAGCGAAAAGGGTTGGTTCAACCTGCTGATGACGGTGCAGGGGGTCGGTGCCCGCGTGGCACTGGCTATCCTCTCGGCACTGGCGCCGAACGAGATTTCGAGCGCCATCGCGCTGCAGGACAAGGCGATGATGGGCCGGGCCAATGGCGTGGGGCCCAAGCTCGCCGTGCGCCTGTTGACCGAACTCAAGGGCAAGGTGCCATCCGGGCCGGGCGTGGATGCGGGCACGCTGGGCCTGCAGGCTGCTCTGGGCGAAGGCGTGGCGCCAAGCGCCGTTGCCGATGCGGTCTCGGCGCTGACCAACCTGGGCTATTCCAGTGCACAGGCGTCGGCTGCGCTGGCGCGCATCGTGGCCCGCGAGGGCGACGGTGTGCCGACGGAAAAGCTGATCCGCCTGGGGCTGAGGGAGTTGAGCAATTGATAAAGCGTATCGTGATCCTCGCGACGGCCTTGATCGGCCTTGGTCTGCCGTCCGCCGCCTCGGCCGATCAGAACGAAGCCGTCGCCGTTGCCATCTATTTCACCGAGGCAGATGGGTCGGCGAAGCCTTATTATTTTCACGACATCAACAATCCACTGCCGCGGTGGTCCTGCGAAGCGCGACTCGAGTACCTGACGAAGATGTTTTATCGCTCGAGCCGGTCCAATCCCGACCTCAAGGGCAAACAGGCCACACGCTCTGCCTGCGTGGCGCTGACAGACTTTAAGTAAGGCATCATATTGACTGTCTTGCCGATACCGAACTTCCTTACTATTGTTGATTGGTAAGGAATTGGAGTTTTGCCATGTCCATGGTGTCGAAGAAAAGGCTGCTCGGCACTATGACCAGCAAGGGCCAGACCACAGTGCCCAAGGAGGTCCGGGACCTGCTTGGCCTGAGCGAAGGCGCGCAGGTCGAGTGGACCGTCGAGGATGGTAGAGCCACTGTGAAGCCGCGGACGCTTCGGGCGATTGATCTCGCCGGGATTTTGGGTCCGCCGCCGAATGGGGTCCATCTTTCTGTAGAAGATATGGACGATGCTGTAGCCGAGGCCGTGGTGGAAAGGTTCGAGAGATCTCTTCGGAAA is part of the uncultured Devosia sp. genome and harbors:
- the ruvA gene encoding Holliday junction branch migration protein RuvA encodes the protein MIGKLKGLVDSFGDDFVLIDCGGVCYEAFCSSRTLQTLPRVGEAAVVFIETIVREDMIRLYGFASESEKGWFNLLMTVQGVGARVALAILSALAPNEISSAIALQDKAMMGRANGVGPKLAVRLLTELKGKVPSGPGVDAGTLGLQAALGEGVAPSAVADAVSALTNLGYSSAQASAALARIVAREGDGVPTEKLIRLGLRELSN
- a CDS encoding AbrB/MazE/SpoVT family DNA-binding domain-containing protein, with the translated sequence MSMVSKKRLLGTMTSKGQTTVPKEVRDLLGLSEGAQVEWTVEDGRATVKPRTLRAIDLAGILGPPPNGVHLSVEDMDDAVAEAVVERFERSLRK
- the ruvC gene encoding crossover junction endodeoxyribonuclease RuvC; its protein translation is MNAAVRIIGIDPGLRRCGWGIIESQGNRLTYVACGTVTPPVDLSLAERLSILFTALGDVLERFSPHEAAVEETFVNAGARSALILGQARGVALLSPAARGLPVAEYAANLVKKSVVGTGHAEKGQVALMVKTLMPAADFKGPDAADALAIAICHAHHRVASQRLRALA
- a CDS encoding GGDEF domain-containing protein, with protein sequence MTSSKPLTSPQSWSSVALWTLFGTVTCLVVCLSFNMAMFGDLGGQALQRAMVSATILPLILAIPFFIYTGMRMRGLTRTNLRLGLVARTDSLTACLNRGAFTAKVGTMLSRRRRGALLMIDADNFKSINDVYGHDAGDDALMIIARAIRTTLRAGDLVGRMGGEEFGVYLPEVDQRSAELIAERIRRSVNQANFTPSGEHRPLSVSIGAVVFDRAASFSELFRIADQRLYGAKRSGRNRVTMAHLDDHPVISLKRSA
- a CDS encoding GGDEF domain-containing protein, with amino-acid sequence MKELGRELPRQAWRRIYRITGALVAVSVILSIVLTNLFMEVFSAGINVPGLITAIIMPMALGGPMILAFMIKQAQLGQANDLLLHMATTDHLTACLNRHAFTHAVTRALTPGSEQNSTGALLIVDADEFKSVNDRFGHHNGDLAIRLIADAIRGAVRTRDVVCRLGGEEFGIFLGNADQREADKVAQHIRSAVSAIQFMPNDKPCPLSVSIGGATYAGQADFTDLYRLADLHLYQAKNGGRGRVAMMQAA
- a CDS encoding TIGR00282 family metallophosphoesterase; the protein is MRLLFLGDVMGRSGRDAVAERLPATIERYKFDFVVVNGENASHGKGLTEAHFNGLRNAGADIVTLGDHAFDQREALSYIERETTLIRPINMVPGTPGRGAMFVESRKGHRVLVINAQGRVFMPPIDDPFRAVEAAVAACPLGEQADAIIVDFHTEATSEIQAMGVFLDGKVTLVVGTHTHIPTSDHRVLRGGTALMADAGMCGDFDSIIGTESDEPLNRFLTGIPNGRFTPAEGEATLCGVAVETDPRTGLAVKVMPLRLGGSLSQAEPIFD
- a CDS encoding YebC/PmpR family DNA-binding transcriptional regulator; translated protein: MAGHSHAKNIMHRKGKSDAVRSKIFSKLAREITVAAKLGMPDPAFNARLRLAVVNARSQSMPKDNIDRAIKKAIGSDGENYDEIRYEGYGPGGVAVIVETLTDNRNRTASNVRSYFSKSGGAMGETNSVGFMFDKVGEITYPVKAGTEDKVMEAAIEAGADDVESDEEGHYITTTFEAMVEVAAALEKVLGEAESVKAVWKPQTNTPIDAEKGASLMKLIATLEEDDDVQNVYSNFEMSDEDAAKLEA